One Trichoderma asperellum chromosome 5, complete sequence genomic region harbors:
- a CDS encoding uncharacterized protein (EggNog:ENOG41~MEROPS:MER0064620), with product MKEFPRKFLSLRDKSGEHHRSKSAPPANKIEDIQRRLDALNITNITVEHIQDILVTKYANGDPQRTTEFIDIEQKSSSGVILPYDPSVHMVGAENRSAVTCYIDALLFAMFSKLDAFECMLKNQFPAEDPRNRLVTLLRIWVNMLRTGRLIRTDLTKLIQDTMAECGWLDARLLEQQDTSEAFAFLTEKLELPLLSLQVDLFHQGRHDDDDHKIVYERLLNLAVPSDTDGNGIKLEDCLEEYFNTQVDVLRDSEEAKKSIAEEGSPSAVPTLSIPNQIRLIRDEESAVTPTAISSSPVDMSPLTPRADPLLEKDEDKEQASVSEQVNGMSRNDAPTDTPQSPSGMSAGDSAGNASDHAAGPSSRMSVRHRSASVIQRVMLDSGGRPTASETSTLRKRLSGKGSTVVKAVTIPAWQFFRLIPWHAVNSTEPRNDVEVAMNFDQRPVVGICLKRYAMTETGHPKRLNTYIDIPESMRLPHFMLADGPNNEEEINGLATEYKLVLQSIVCHRGDSLQSGHYIAFARVAPKLLTDNRRHDFDPPPDYEEAQWVKFDDLDIGNRVTFVDDIKESLKVEMPYLLFYQIVPMVDASESTDTGRPPSYDESKNSLEIQHSATSEDTPASSTYVLAAHHEHQASASTSRLGQSKPPSIRLSAEVERPSRKWLEGISLNFGGSYVESVLSRRQSEALTDSTAHTPSITPDPQSPAITPADEPTSSRLSRAASRFNLNKQSRPGSQSGEGRISLNLSRFGLTKTSKEPLPEPPALNISSTTSIGQITSSPQPISPMSLEKQLHQPPGIEKSDRNEKSEKAEKHDKNDKIEKAEKHKHKRKKSKEKNEKQKSGDQPERECVVM from the exons ATGAAGGAATTTCCCAGGAAGTTCCTTAGCCTACGTGATAAGAGCGGCGAGCATCATCGTAGCAAGTCTGCCCCTCCTGCAAACAAG ATTGAGGATATTCAACGACGTTTAGATGCACTCAACATTACAAATATCACCGTCGAGCACATCCAAGATATCTTGGTTACCAAATACGCAAATGGCGACCCACAGCGTACAACGGAATTCATCGATATCGAACAAAAGTCTTCCTCTGGCGTTATTCTGCCCTATGACCCAAGCGTCCATATGGTTGGTGCCGAGAACCGCAGCGCTGTTACCTGTTACATAGATGCTCTGCTCTTCGCCATGTTCTCTAAGCTAGATGCTTTCGAGTGCATGCTCAAGAATCAATTCCCGGCAGAGGATCCCAGGAATAGGCTAGTTACGCTGCTTCGTATATGGGTTAACATGTTACGGACAGGCAGACTAATCCGTACAGACTTA ACTAAATTAATACAAGACACCATGGCTGAATGCGGCTGGTTGGATGCTCGTCTCTTGGAACAACAGGATACCTCAGAAGCCTTTGCTTTCCTCACGGAAAAGCTAGAATTACCCCTTCTCTCGCTACAGGTTGATCTCTTCCATCAAGGCAGacatgacgacgatgaccaCAAAATTGTTTACGAGAGGCTACTGAATCTAGCGGTGCCATCAGATACCGATGGAAATGGCATTAAGCTAGAAGACTGCCTAGAAGAGTATTTCAATACTCAAGTTGACGTGCTCAGAGACAGCGAAGAGGCAAAGAAATCGATTGCAGAGGAGGGCAGCCCAAGCGCGGTTCCTACACTATCAATCCCGAACCAAATTCGGCTGATTAGGGATGAGGAAAGCGCTGTAACGCCCACGGCgatatcatcatctccagtTGATATGTCACCATTGACGCCGCGGGCGGATCCCCTCCTGgaaaaagacgaagataAAGAACAAGCTTCTGTATCAGAACAAGTCAATGGCATGAGCCGAAACGACGCTCCAACTGATACACCGCAATCACCCAGTGGAATGAGCGCAGGAGACAGCGCAGGTAATGCAAGCGATCACGCAGCGGGGCCTTCTTCTAGGATGTCGGTTAGACATCGGTCGGCCAGCGTCATCCAGCGGGTAATGCTTGATAGCGGAGGACGCCCAACGGCTTCTGAGACCAGCACTCTTCGCAAGAGGCTCAGTGGGAAAGGATCAACCGTAGTCAAGGCGGTTACAATACCCGCCTGGCAGTTCTTCCGACTAATTC CTTGGCATGCGGTAAACAGTACGGAGCCTCGAAACGATGTCGAAGTGGCAATGAACTTTGACCAGCGCCCTGTGGTCGGTATTTGTCTAAAGCGATATGCTATGACTGAGACTGGCCATCCAAAGCGTCTCAATACATATATTGATATCCCAGAAAGCATGCGACTCCCGCATTTTATGCTCGCTGATGGACCAAACAATGAGGAGGAGATCAACGGATTAGCAACGGAATATAAGCTCGTCCTGCAGTCCATCGTCTGCCATCGGGGCGATTCTTTGCAAAGCGGCCACTATATTGCCTTTGCGAGAGTCGCCCCTAAGCTCCTAACGGATAACAGAAGGCATGATTTCGATCCGCCTCCTGATTATGAGGAAGCACAGTGGGTGAAATTTGATGATCTGGATATCGGCAACAGAGTCACCTTTGTCGACGATATTAAAGAGTCATTGAAGGTTGAGATGCCATATCTGTTGTTCTACCAGATCGTACCCATGGTCGACGCTTCTGAAAGCACAGACACTGGGCGGCCGCCATCCTATGATGAATCAAAGAACAGCCTCGAGATTCAACACTCAGCGACTAGTGAAGATACGCCTGCTAGCTCAACATATGTATTAGCAGCGCACCACGAACATCAAGCCTCAGCTTCGACCAGTCGCTTGGGGCAAAGTAAGCCTCCCAGCATCCGACTTTCCGCCGAGGTCGAGCGGCCCTCGCGTAAATGGCTGGAAGGTATAAGTCTCAACTTTGGAGGGTCATACGTGGAGTCTGTTCTTTCACGTCGCCAGAGCGAGGCGCTCACAGACTCTACTGCTCATACGCCATCCATTACACCAGATCCCCAATCTCCTGCCATAACACCAGCTGATGAACCAACGTCGTCCAGATTGTCACGCGCTGCGTCGCGTTTCAATCTAAATAAGCAGAGCCGCCCAGGCAGTCAATCAGGAGAAGGCCGTATCAGCCTTAACCTTAGTCGCTTTGGTTTGACCAAGACTAGCAAAGAGCCGCTGCCTGAGCCCCCGGCGCTGAACATTTCATCTACCACCTCGATAGGTCAAATAACCTCAAGTCCTCAGCCAATCTCCCCTATGTCGCTAGAAAAGCAACTGCATCAACCCCCTGGTATTGAAAAATCGGATAGAAATGAGAAGTCTGAAAAGGCCGAAAAGCATGACAAGAATGATAAAATAGAGAAGGCGGAGAAGCACAAGCataaaaggaagaaatccaaagagaagaacgaAAAGCAGAAGTCGGGAGATCAACCTGAGCGTGAGTGCGTCGTTATGTGA
- the FES1 gene encoding hsp70 nucleotide exchange factor fes1 (EggNog:ENOG41~BUSCO:EOG092D3JQ0) → MGDKRLNDLLRWSIENTKDGENGPSTEPNPQAPPPTNLTPELMAALMGGPSDADLMKGSMEIIGDPEVTLENKLIAFDNFEQLIENLDNANNIANLDLWTPLLGHLDSTESELRKMAAWCVGTAVQNNERTQERLLAIGGVTPLIEMALKEDEAEDVRRKAIYALSSAVRNYQPSMDHCTDELNKRGFTAAKTDAADMEAVDVVIHGLREKVKATANGASA, encoded by the coding sequence ATGGGTGACAAGCGACTCAACGACCTCCTGCGATGGAGCATCGAGAACACCAAAGACGGCGAAAATGGCCCCTCCACTGAACCCAATCCCCAGGCACCGCCGCCAACCAACCTCACCCCGGAGCTCATGGCCGCTCTCATGGGAGGGCCCTCCGATGCCGACCTCATGAAGGGCTCCATGGAGATCATCGGCGACCCCGAGGTTACCCTGGAGAACAAGCTCATTGCCTTTGACAACTTCGAGCAGCTCATTGAGAACCTCGACAACGCCAACAATATTGCCAACCTTGACCTGTGGACCCCGCTGCTCGGGCACCTGGACAGCACGGAGAGCGAGCTGCGCAAGATGGCAGCTTGGTGCGTCGGCACTGCTGTTCAGAACAACGAGCGCACTCAAGAGCGCCTGCTAGCGATTGGCGGCGTTACCCCACTGATAGAGATGGCGCtgaaggaggatgaggctgaAGACGTCAGGCGCAAGGCAATCTATGCGCTGAGCTCTGCAGTTAGAAATTACCAGCCTTCCATGGATCACTGCACGGACGAACTGAATAAGCGAGGATTTACTGCAGCCAAGACAGACGCTGCTGATATGGAAGCCGTTGATGTGGTTATCCACGGCCTCAGGGAAAAGGTTAAGGCTACCGCCAATGGGGCTTCGGCGTAA
- the TOM40 gene encoding translocase of outer mitochondrial membrane (BUSCO:EOG092D2QGC), producing MFTGIRADLTKIFSMAPLFQVSHQFAMGERINPYTFAAMYGTGKVFCQGNIDNEGSLSGRFNYRWTDKLVSKSQLSISPGGQDMAQFEHEYTGNDFSASLKMLNPSFLEGGMTGIYIGSYLQSITPKLALGLETLWQRPALTQGPECAVSYCARYKAADWVATAQLQAAMGTVNASYWRKLSDKVQAGVDLSLGLVPSPGGLMGGGLQKEGVTTIGAKYDFRMSTFRAQVDSKGKLSCLLEKRVAPPVMMTFAADIDHFTQQAKLGLGVSIEAAPEELQDQQEALGSQAPPNIPF from the exons ATGTTCACCGGCATCCGTGCCGACCTGACAAAGATCTTCAGCATGGCGCCGCTGTTCCAGGTGTCTCACCAGTTCGCAATGGGTGAACGCATCAACCCGTACACCTTTGCTGCCATGTACGGTACCGGCAAG GTCTTCTGCCAAGGCAACATTGACAACGAGGGCTCTCTCTCCGGCCGCTTCAACTACCGATGGACCGACAAGCTGGTTTCCAAGTCCCAGCTGTCCATTTCCCCCGGTGGCCAGGACATGGCCCAGTTCGAACACGAGTATACTGGCAATGACTTCAGCGCATCTCTCAAGATGCTCAACCCCTCCTTCCTCGAAGGCGGCATGACTGGCATCTACATTGGAAGCTACCTGCAGTCCATCACTCCCAAGCTCGCTCTCGGTCTGGAAACTCTCTGGCAACGCCCCGCTTTGACTCAAGGTCCCGAATGTGCCGTCTCCTACTGCGCTCGATACAAGGCCGCTGACTGGGTCGCCACTGCTCAATTGCAAGCTGCCATGGGAACCGTCAATGCCTCATACTGGCGCAAGCTGTCTGACAAGGTTCAAGCTGGTGTTGACCTGAGCCTCGGCCTCGTTCCCTCTCCCGGTGGTCTGATGGGTGGTGGCCTGCAAAAAGAGGGCGTCACCACCATTGGTGCCAAGTACGATTTCCGCATGTCCACTTTCCGAGCTCAGGTCGACTCCAAGGGTAAGCTGAGCTGCCTGCTGGAGAAGCGCGTCGCTCCCCCCGTCATGATGACTTTTGCTGCCGATATTGATCACTTCACG CAACAAGCCAAGCTAGGCCTCGGTGTCTCAATTGAGGCTGCCCCCGAAGAGCTCCAAGACCAGCAGGAAGCTCTGGGCAGCCAGGCTCCTCCCAACATTCCATTTTAA
- a CDS encoding mitochondrial 54S ribosomal protein uL5m (BUSCO:EOG092D3WUX), giving the protein MAASREGVRLARALRHKLPFHQSAPLCARGFASTRATQNATVKSDSIADIESTSSFSTPQPSKDVLQAFEESQQQGKTERRLPGNRYQYHPPKYNRGPLHPVQAPPSSDPTARDFVPGPFSFPRLKHTYDSTIAPDLLTLTYNHTPPGTVPVESKKGVLRQWDGSSPYHKNRPSRGPRGGGSSRLGILERDISWRNIPEIEAVTINSYAPLAADNKEYLHVARAVVQAISGQFPEVTTVKHNVIHWGVRKGSKAGAKTTLRGGAAYDFVDKLVTLVLPKIKDWPGIKASSGDDAGNIAFGMKPAWMSYFPEIEFNYDMYPPKLMPGCDIFIHTTATSDRQGRLLMEALGFPFYGKITH; this is encoded by the exons ATGGCGGCTTCCCGAGAAGGCGTTCGCCTGGCGAGAGCCTTGAGGCACAAATTGCCATTTCATCAATCCGCTCCGCTATGCGCAAGAGGATTTGCCTCGACCCGAGCGACACAGAATGCGACTGTGAAATCAGACAGCATCGCTGATATCGAGTCAACATCCTCATTTTCGACGCCGCAGCCCAGCAAGGATGTTCTTCAAGCTTTTGAAGAGtcacagcagcaaggcaAAACAGAGAGAAGACTCCCTGGTAACCG ATACCAATATCATCCTCCCAAATATAATCGAGGCCCTCTGCACCCAGTCCAGGCGCCACCCTCGTCCGATCCGACTGCTCGTGATTTCGTTCCCGGACCTTTCAGCTTCCCTCGCTTGAAGCACACATATGATAGCACGATTGCGCCCGACCTTCTGACCCTCACATACAACCATACCCCTCCTGGGACAGTACCAGTCGAATCGAAAAAGGGAGTTTTGCGCCAATGGGACGGATCTTCTCCATACCATAAGAACCGACCAAGCAGAGGACCAAGAGGTGGAGGCTCGTCAAGACTTGGAATATTGGAGCGAGATATCTCCTGGCGCAACATTCCTGAGATTGAGGCTGTCACTATCAACTCATATGCTCCTCTGGCCGCGGACAACAAGGAGTACCTTCATGTGGCTCGAGCCGTTGTCCAGGCCATCAGCGGCCAGTTTCCCGAGGTCACGACCGTGAAGCACAACGTCATCCATTGGGGTGTCCGAAAGGGATCAAAGGCCGGCGCTAAGACCACTCTGCGCGGCGGTGCGGCGTACGACTTCGTCGACAAGCTGGTGACGCTGGTTCTGCCCAAGATCAAGGATTGGCCTGGCATCAAGGCTTCCAGCGGCGACGATGCGGGTAACATTGCTTTTGGCATGAAGCCTGCCTGGATGTCGTATTTCCCCGAGATTGAGTTCAACTACGAT ATGTATCCTCCTAAGCTGATGCCTGGTTGCGATATTTTCATTCACACCACTGCTACCTCCGATAGGCAAGGCAGGCTGCTCATGGAAGCATTAGGATTCCCTTTCTACGGAAAGATTACGCATTGA